CATCGGCCGCTTACCGACCAGCGCGCGGCGCCCCGACGCGCGGACCTGATCGACGGTCATCCCGGCCCGCCCCAGCGGTGGGTCGATGTAGAGCGCATACGTGGTGATGCGGTCGCTGACCCGGCGCGGATCGCCGTCGAGCAGGTTGGCGGCGACGATCTCAAAATCGTTGTAGGAGGTGTGGGTGAAGGCGCCCTTGCCGTTGCAGTCGCCCATAGCCCAGATGTGGTCGACGTTGGTCTTGAGCTGGTCGTCGACCACGATGTAGCCACGGGCGTCGGTCTGCACACCGGCCGCCTCGAGCCCGAGGTCGTCGGTGTTGGGTCGCCGGCCCACGGCCAGCAGCAGGTGACTCCCCGCGATCGGGGCGGCGCCCGCGCTCGGTGTCAGTTCAAAACCGTTACCGGTCTTGGTGATTCGCACGTCATCGGCGCCCACGACGACCTCGACACCCTCGCCCTCCAGGATGCTCCGGACCGTGTCGGACACGTCCTCGTCCTCGCGGGACGCCAGCCGTGAACCCCGCTCGACGACGGTCACCCGGGCGCCGAAGCGCCGGTACATCTGCGCGAACTCCAGCGCGATGTAGCTTCCGCCGAGGATGACGAGATGGGTTGGCAGCGTGTCGAGTTCGAGGATCGAGACGTTGGTGAGGAACTCGACGTCGGACAGGCCCGGGATATCCGGCACCACCGCCCGGCCGCCGACGTTGAGAAAGATCCGGTCGCCGCGCAGGAGCTCGTCGTTGACGCGCACGGTATGCGGATCGGCGAAACGGGCGTGCCCGCGAAAGACGGTGCAGCCCGCCATGCCCGCCAACCAGTCCTCGACGCCCTTCCGGTCGCCCAACATGATCTCGTCTTTGCGCGCCTTGACTTTGGCCATGTCCACGCTGACCGGTCCGGTCGTCACACCGAAGTCGGCGCCGCGGCGCGCGAGGTGAGCGGCGTAGGCGCTGGCCACCAGCGTCTTGGTCGGGATGCATCCGGTGTTGACGCAGGTACCGCCGATCAGTTTGCGCTCCACCAGCGCGACCCGCTGCCCGGCCGCCGTCAGTCGCCCCGCCAGCGGTGGGCCGGCCTGTCCGGCGCCGACGATGATCGCGTCGAAATGCCCTGTCACTTAACCGCTGTCAGCAAGTATTCCGTCAGCACGTGACCCGTGACCGCGGCGACGGCGAACCCGCCCACGACCGCGACGAGGTCCTCCACCAGCGCGATGGGCAGGTCCTTGCCGGCCACTCCGGCCAGGCGCTTGCGCGCCTGATACCCGCCGAGCGTGCCCAGCACCGCGCCGATGACGCCGGCCCCGAGCGCGGAAAACGTCCAGTGCGGCCATGCGCCGAGCACCGCGCCCGCCAGCCCGCCCATGACGATCCGGGCGGCGAAGACCGGCGGCGCCGTGCACGCCGGCGTCTTGGGCAGCTTGTCGTTGATTAGTTCGACTACGGCGAGAACGGTGAAAACGATGACCATGATGATGTTGGCTATCCAGGACGCCCAAGTGCCATGCAGGTCGATCCAACCGAGGTAGGCCGCCCAGGCGACCACGGCGGGGGCCGTCAGCGAACGCAACCCCGCGACGACACCAATCAGTAAAGCCAGCAGCAGAATAAGCGCGTGTGTCACGAAAACCCTCCTGGGGATCGAACAGCCCGGCAACGTAAGGGACGACGGCCCATGGGGGTAACACGGGCAACAGCCCTAGGCGGACGCTAACACAGCCGCGCCGACACCGGTCGATCAGAAGCGGCAGAACCTGATGTCGGAAGCCAGAATCGCCTTGGCGCCGATGGCCGCCAGCTCGTCCATGATCTCGTTGACGCCCCGGCGGGGCACCAGCGCGCGGATGGCGACCCAGTCCGGGTCGGCGAGCGGCGCGATGGTCGGCGACTCCAGCCCCGGTGTGATCGCCGTGGCCCTGTCCAGGACGGAACGCGGGCAGTCATAGTCGAGCATGAGATATTGCTGGCCGAACACCACGCCCTGGATCCGCGCCACCAGTTGATCGCGCGCCGCTTGCGTCCCGCCCTGGCCGCCCGGGTCGGCGCCCTCGATCAGCACCGCCTCCGAATCGCACAGCGGATCGCCGAAGGCCACCAGGTCGTGCAGGCTCAGGGTGCGCCCGGAACCGACCACGTCGGCGATGGCGTCGGCCACGCCGAGCTGTACCGAAATCTCCACCGCCCCGTCGAGTCTGATGACGGTTGCTTCAATGCCGCGTTCGGCCAGATCTTTTCGGACCAGATTCGGGTAGGCGGTGGCGATCCGCTTGCCGGCCAGATCGGCCGTCGTCCAGTCACTCCCCGCCGGGCCGGCATACCGAAAACTCGACGACCCGAAACCCAACGCCAGCCGTTCGCGTACCGGCGCGTCCGAGTCGCGGACCAGGTCGCGTCCGGTGATGCCGAAATCCAGCTGCCCCGAACCTACATAGATCGCAATGTCTTTGGGGCGCAGGAAGAAGAACTCGACCTGGTTGACCGGATCGATGACGGTGAGATCTTTGGAATCGGTGCGACGCCGGTAGCCCGCCTCCGCGAGAACCTCGCTGGCCGGCTCGCTCAGCGTGCCCTTGTTGGGAACCGCGACCCGCAACATCGTCACAACTTCCGGTAGACGTCGTCGAGGGACAGACCGCGCGCGATCATCAACACCTGCGTCCAGTACAGCAACTGGCTGATCTCCTCGGCCAGCGCCTCGTCGGGTTCGTGTTCGGCGGCCAGCCACACCTCGCCGGCCTCCTCGAGAATCTTCTTGCCCAACCCGTGGATGCCGCCGTCCAGCGCGGCAACCGTGGCGCTGCCGGCCGGCCGGGTACGGGCGCGCTCGCCCAATTCGGCGAACAGATCCTCAAAGGTCTTCACGGCCAGCGATTGTTTCACGCGGCGGCCAGCAAAGTCACCTCGGTTTCGCTCGAACGAGGTTTCGAGCCCGGCTCAATCGAATCCGGCGAGAGTGATCCGCAGCGCTTCCTCCAGCTGCGCGTGAAAGGGTGGGCTTGCGGCGATATCCGAGGTTAGCCAACCGTCGAGAACGAATTGCACTGTCGCCAAACTGGTATGCACCAACAACGCCGGCCGGATGTCAACGCCCGCATCGACACCCATCCGGTATGCGACTTGCTCGATCAGCCTGCCGTGGTCGGTTTCGCTGACCAGCACGGATTTGTTCAGTAGGTGGGGTGCGGTTGCCACGGCGTTACGCCACAGTTCAAGGTTGTCAACGGCGCTGACATCCTTGGCGTGCGTGACAAACAGCTGGATCAACGCTTCGACCGCAGACTCCTGTGGCGGCCGTGCGCTATAGGAGCCCACGATCTCGGCGGCCGCCTCCCGGACCGGATCGACCAGCAGACCCTCCTTGGTGGGCGCGTACCGGAAATAGGTGCTGATGGAAATCCCGGCGGCCGCGGCGATGTCCTCGGTCGTCACCGCCTCGAAGCCGCGCTTGGCGAAAAGCCGTTGTGCGGTCTGCTGGATCTGGGAGAGCAGCGCGGCGCGGCGTCGGTCCCGCAGCGAACCGGTGTTTGCTGAGGGCATGCCATCACCTTCGTCAATCCGACATTGGAACCTCGCGGTGCCGTCCAGCGACGAACTCAGATGAGTGACTCTACACTATTGAAAGTCCCTATCAAGTAGGCTAATGTGATGCGGCACACACCGACGAACTGCGGGGTCACCGGGCTTGTCGACACTATTTTAATAAGGATGAGCTTCAGCGACGCCCGAAGTCGTCAGCCCGGCACTCAGGAATTCAAGGGCGGGGAGAGCGCCGATGGCAGCGGCAGCTGTTACTCGACGGCGTGCGACATGAGTTTGCTGGACGGACCACGGACCACGCCGCTATGACGACACAACTCGATGGCGTCATGGCCGTTCGGAACTGGTCGGTCGGGTACGTCAAACGTCACCCGGTCGCCTCGCTGACGACGGTTGGCGAACAGTTCGTTTTGGGGGTGCGCACCGTCCAATATCTCTTCTTCGACCTGTTGACCGGGCGATTCCAATGGCAAGAGTTCGTCCGCCAGGGCGCGTTCATGGCCGGCACCGCCGTATTGCCGACCATCCTGGTGTCGCTGCCGATCAGCGTTACCCTCTCCATCCAGTTCGCGCTGCTGGCCGGCCAGGTCGGGGCCACGTCTCTGGCCGGGGCCGCCAGCGGGCTCGCGGTCATCCGGCAGGGGGCGTCACTGGTGGCCGCGGTGCTCATGGCGTCGGCCGTCGGGTCGGCCATCACCGCCGACCTGGGTTCGCGAAAGATGCGCGAAGAAACCGACGCGATGGAGGTGATGGGCGTCTCGGTGATTCGCCGTCTGGTCGTCCCCCGACTTGCCGCGGCGGTGATGATCGGCGTCGCCCTCACCGGCGTCGTGTGCTTCGCCGGATTCTTCGCGAGCTACATGTTCAACGTCTACTTCCAGAACGGGGCGCCGGGCAGCTTCGTGTCGACGTTCGCGTCGTTCGCGACGATCGGCGACATGATCTTGGCGCTGGTGAAGGCGATCGTGTTCGGCGCGATCGTGGCCATCGTGTCGAGCCAAAAAGGCTTGTCCACCGAGGGCGGACCGACGGGCGTCGCGAACTCGGTGAACGCGGCGGTCGTCGAAGCGATCCTGCTGCTGATGATCGTCAACGTCGCCATCAGCCAGCTCTACATCATGTTGTCGCCCAGGACGGGACTGTGACGTGACGGCGTCCACCTATCAACCGTTCGCACCGATTTCGGTCCCGCTCCTCCGGCTCTACCGCCGGGGAAGAGTGCCGATCATCCGGCTCGGCCATCTGCTGGTCTTCTTCGTCCGGGCGCTGGTCACCGTGCCGCTTGCCTTGCGCCAGTACCGCGGCGAGTTTTTGCGGCTGCTGTCGAACATCACCTGGGGCAACGGCTCAATCGTGGTGGGTGGCGGCACCGCCGGTGTGGCCGTTGTGCTCGGTGTGACCGTCGGCGCGCTCGTCGGCATCGAGGGCTACAACTTTCTGGATCTGCTCGGTCTCGGGCCCGCCACCGGGTTCGTCTCCTCGTTGGTCAACACCCGCGAGCTGGCCCCGCTGATGGCATCGCTCGCGTTCGCCATGCAAGGCGGCTGCCGCTTCACCGCCCAGCTCGGATCCATGCGCATCGCCGAGGAGATCGACGCACTGGAATCGATTGCGATCCGCCCGATCCCCTACCTGGTGACCACCAGGCTGATCGCCTCGGTGGTGGCCATAGTCCCGCTGTACGCCGCGTGCCTGGCGATCGGCTACCTGAGCACGCAAGTGGTGGTGGGAATCGGCAGTGGCGGCTCGACCGGCTCCTACCTGCACTACTTCACGCTGATGCTGGCCGGGCAGGACATCGTCTATTCCTTGATCAAGGCGGTCATCTTCGTCTGGATCGCATCCACGATCCAGTGCTACTACGGGTACTACGCGGGCGGCGGCCCCGAGGGCGTCGGCGTCGCCGCCGGACACGGCATGCGAGCCAGCATCACCGTCGTCATCATCGTGAACATGTTGCTCACCATGGCGCTGTGGGGCGTTGACTCCGGCGCTAGGTTCGGCGGGTAGGTCGGTGGAAAGTGCCCAATTCCTTTGAGTTGGACGGACGCGGCCCCTCCGACCGGCAGCTGTTCGGGATAGGCATCGCGGTGGTGGTGGTCGCCGCCCTGCTCACCACCGCGATGGTGGTCAAGTCCACGGGCAAGCTCAACGATTATGTGCGGGTGATCGCCGATCTGGAGAACGTGGGCGACGGCCTGCCACAGAAGTCTGACGTCAAATATCACGGCGTACTTGTCGGCATGGTCGACGGTGTCGACCCTGCAGCGCACGGCCGACCCAACTATGTCCAAATCGACCTCAAAGAAGAATTCGCCAAATCGATCCCGGCCAATGTGACCGCGCGCGTGGTGCCCAGCAATGTCTTCGCCGTGTCGTCGGTTCAGTTGGTCGGCAACGGGCCCGGCATGAAAATCCTTGCCGGGGCGCATATTCCCGAAGACAAGCGGCTCCCGACGGTGTTGTTCCAAACGACCGTGAGCAAGTTGCGCGACCTGCTCGCCGCGGCGGGACGCAGCCGTGACGACCGGTCCGTCGGCATCCTGGCCGCGCTGGCTGCCGCCACCGACCACCGCCGAGTCAGCCTGCTCAATGCTGGCGCACAATTGAATCGCCTTCTCGACCAACTCAATTCGATCGTCAGCACCGACACCGGCCCCACGACGGTGTCCGCGCTGCTGGATGCGACGCGCGGGCTCGCGCAGACCGCTCCCGATCTTCTCGACGCGCTGCACCAGGGCGTCGAGCCGATGCGCACCTTCGCCGAGACACGCGGCCAGTTGGCTTCGCTGCTTTCGGGCGCCGACTACACGGTCGGCACGACGCGCCAGTCGTTCGCCAACCACATCGACCAACTCATCCGGATCACCACCGATTTCACGCCGGTCCTCGGCGTACTGGCGCAGAAGTCGAACAATTTCTTGCCCGGCGTCGTCAAATTGGACAACCTGGCCAACACGTTCATGGATCAGGTTTGGAACCCCGACAACAATCTGGGCAACATGCGCGCGATGCTGACGTTCACGCCCAGTTCCACCTACACACGTGCTGACTGCCCTCACTACGGCGAGCTGAAGGGGCCAAGCTGTTTCACCGCCCCGCTGGTCCCGGTGCGGCCCGATCTGCCCGAAGTGCTGCTGCCGCAGAACTATCAGCCCCCCAAGGATCTGGCGCCGCCTCCGGGCACCGTGATCGGTCCGGACGGAAACCTCGTCGCGGTGGGTCCGCCGCTGATCAACCCGAATCCCAACCTGTCCGACCCCAATCCCCCGCTGCCCGCAGGGGTGACCCCGTCGCCACCCGTGCCCGGCAGCGCGAATCCCGACAACCCGGCCCCGGGGGCGCCCGCAACGCCACAACCGCAGCGACCGTGGGTCGCGCCGGTGGCGCCCAAGGCGCCATGGATTCCACCGGCCTCTTTCAGGGCCCCGTTCGGAGGCTCTCGTTTTGGGGGGAACGTGGGACCCGTTGGGAGCCAGTACGAACGAAACATGTTGGGCGTGATCACCGGTGCGCCGGCGACTGAAGCCACCGAGCTCCTGCTGGGCCCGGTCGCCCGCGGAACCACGGTGTCACTGGCTCATCCACCGCCTCACACGCCCGGGGAGGCCAAATGAAGTTTCGCGGCCCACTCATCGCGTTGACCCTGTTCATGGTCGTCTCGCTGACGCTCACGTGGCTGGTGTACGTGAGCCTGCGTCGTGACGTGGCCGGCAACATCGCCAGGTATTCGGTGGTTTTCAGCGACGTGTACGGGCTTCGCGAGGGCGACGACGTCCGGATGGCCGGAGTGCGCGTAGGCCGAGTCGAAAAGATCGAACTCGACGGGAAACTGGCGAAAGTCTCGTTCGTCGTGCAGTCCGAACAGCGTTTGTTCACAAGCACGCTCGCGTCGGTTACCTACCAGAACATCGTCGGCCAGCGCTACCTCGGACTGTCTCTGGGGAAGGAGGGCAGCCCGGAGCTGCTTCCACCGGGCAGCACCATCCCGCTGGACCGCACCGAGCCCTCTTTCGACGTCACCACGCTGCTCAACGGCTACGAACCGCTGTTCAGCCTGCTGAACCCTCATGACGCCGACAACCTCACCAAGGGCATCATCGCCTCGCTGCAAGGCGACACGTCGTCGCTGGCCACCCTGGTCGGCCAAACCTCCACGCTCACAGAAACATTTGCGGGCCGCGATCAAGCCCTCGGCAGTGTGATCACCAATCTCGACAAGGTGATGAGCAACCTCGCCCAACAGAACGACAATCTCGACGACGTCATCACGCAGACCCGGACCATCGTCGACGAACTCGACCGGCGGCGCCCCGACCTCGTCGCCTCGGTGGGCTCGCTGGCCCGGGTCACCGGCCGGCTGTCGACCTCGGCGACGGACGTGTACCCGGCACTGCGTGAATTCATCGATCGCCAGCCCGGGGTCACCAGGCACATCATGGACGTCGAACCGCAGGTGGCGTTCTTTGGTGACAACATCCCGCTGCTGCTGAAAGGGCTTGCCCGAGTGGGCAATCAGGGCGCCTACGGCAACGCCTACGTGTGCGACGTGAACTTCATGGGTTTCTTCCCCGGCCTCAACGACGTGGTGCCGATCATCGTCAACGCGGCCACACCGGGTAACAAGGCGTGGCACAGCCCGAGATGCAGGAGCACGGCCGATGGCTGACTCGTCCGTGTGGCAGCGGCTCAGGAAGCGTCCGCTGGAAAGCTACAACAAGACATGGCTTGGGCTCATCGCCGTCGCGGTGGTCGCGGTGATCATCGGGGTGATGCTGCTCGTGCATGCACTCGGCGCCGGATATCGGCACTACACCGCGGAGTTCCTGCAAGCGGCCTCGCTGCGGGCGGGCAACCCGATCGTGGTCGCGGGCATCCCGGTGGGCAACGTCACCAGCATGAAACTCGTTGGCGACCATGTCGAGGCCGGGCTGAAGGTCCGCGACAACATCGCGCTCGGCAAGGATTCCCGGGCGCGGATCAAGGTCACCACCATCCTCGGGTCGCGCTACCTCGCACTGGAACCCGACGGCCCGGGGCACCTGCCCAACAACACCTTCGACATGGCGCACACGGAGGTGCCCTACGACCTGCAAGCCGCATTGCAGGACGCCACCACCACTTTCGAGCAGGTCGACTCCGACCGGTTCGCACAATCGCTTGCGGTGCTCGGTAAGCAACTCGAGGGCCTCCCCGCGGTGGTGCCGAAGGCGATTTCGAACATCAACACGCTGTCATCGATCATCGCGGCACGACGTGACCAACTGGGACAGCTCCTGCGCAGCACCGAGCAAGTGACCAATACGCTGCGCCGCCAGCAGGCCAGCATCGGCAACCTGGTCAACCAGGGCCAAGACCTGCTCGCCCAATTCGTCGCGCGGCGCGCCGTTTTCCACGCGATGATGCAATCCCTGTCAACTCTTGTCGACACCATGAGCCAGCTTGTAGTCAACGACCGATCGGGTCTGGACGCGCTGATCAAGGACATGCGGGACTTCACCAAGTTGATGGCTCAACACGACGACCTGCTGCACAGCATGCTGCAGACCAGCCCGATTTTCTTCCGCGAGGCGGCCAACCTCACGGGCGACGGCAACGCGATCAACTTCAACGCCCCCAACGTTCCGCTGATCGACTCGTGGATGTGCGCGATCAGTGGCCGCGCCAAGCAGTTCGGCATGATCGAGTATTTCAAGGACTGCAAGTGAAGGGCCGCGCGGACAAGTCCGGAGCCAAGCTCGGCGCCAAGGTGCTGGGCATCGTCGCCGCCCTCGCCGTAGTCGCCGCGCTGGTCGGCATCGGTTGGTGGTACCTGGGACCCGACGAGGACACCATCACCGTGACCGCCCAATTCGACAGCGCCTCGGGCCTTTACGAGGGCAACGTGGTGGCCGTGCTAGGCATGCCGGTCGGCAAAATCACCAAGATCGCCGCCAAGGGCGGCTACGTCGAAGTCGAATTCACCGTCGACCGCCAGGTCAAAGTTCCCGCCACCGTGCAGGCCGTCACGGTGTCGACCTCCATCCTCACCGACCGCCAGATCGAACTCACACCGCCCTATCACGGCGGACCGACTCTGGAGAACCACGACACCATCGGGTTGCCCCGGACCAAGACGCCCGTCGAGTTCAGCAGCGTTCTCGACGTTTTGGACAAGGTGACCAAGTCCCTCGAGGGCGACGGCCACGGTGGCGGGCCGATCGCCGACGTGCTGGGCGGCGGCACCGAGGTGGTCAACGGGAACGGGGAGAAGATCAAAGCGGCGCTCGGTGAGCTGTCCAAGGCGTTGCGCCTGTCCAGCGACGGCGGTGCGGCCACCCGCGAGCAGATCACCACGATCGTGAAAAACATCAGCACGCTGTTCGACGCCGTGGCCGCTAACGACACGAAGTTGCGCGAATTCGCCTCCACCATCCACCAAGTCAGCCAGATCATGGCCGACGAGGACCTCGGCGGCGGCAGCACCGGACGCAAACTCGACCAGCTGATCCAGCGGGCCGGCGACCTGCTCGACGCCAACCGCGACAACATCAAGCAAACCGCGCTGAACGGCAATGCCACCCTGAAGACGGTGACCGACCAACGGCGCGACCTTGCCGAACTCCTGGACCTGGCCCCGCTGGTGGCAGACAACGTCTACAACATGATCGACCGGGCGAACGGGGCCGTGCGCGCGCGCTTCCTCACCGATCGGTTGCTTTTCGACAGCCAGTACACCAAAGAGATCTGCAACCTGATGGGCCTTCGGCAACTGGGTTGCAGCACCGGGACGATACAAGATTTCGGACCCGATTTCGGGCTGACCTATGTGCTGGACGGAATGGCCGCGATGGGGCAGAAATGATGACCGCGGGCATCCGGGGAATGCTGGCGGTGGCCGCGGCAACGCTTACCGCGGGGTGCGCCACGAACGGCCTTGCCAGCCTGCCCCTTCCGACACCGGGGCTGGGTTCGGGAGGCTATTCGCTGAACGCGGTGTTCTCCAACGCGCTCAACCTGCCGATGAACGCCAAGGTGAAGCTCGCGGGCGCCGACGTCGGGCAGCTCGAATCGATGGTCGCACGCAACTACACCGCGGTCACCCGGCTGCGCATCAGGGACGGCGTCCAACTGCCCCGGGGCAGCACCGCCGAATTGCGCACCGCCACACCGCTGGGCGACGTGTTCGTCGCGCTGAAGCCACCGGCCGCGGCTGACCCGGGCGGGCCACTGTTGAACGACGGCGACACCATCGGCCTGGATTCGACGGCGGCGGCCGCGACCGTCGAGTCGGTGCTGAGCTCGGCGGCGATTCTGGTGAACGGCGGCGCGGTGCGCAATTTCACCAACATCATCAACGGTTTCGGCAAGGCGACCGGCGACCAGGGCCAGGCGTTCGGAGACATGATCCGCAAGTCCAACGAGCTGCTCGGGACACTGGATTCCCGGTCCGATCAGATCTCGGACGCGCTGACCCAATTGTCGCGCCTGGCCGACCAACTCGACGCCAAGGACCAAACCATCAGCGACCTGATGGCGGCCGCCGGCCCCGCCACTTCGGCCCTGGCCGACAACACCACCCAGCTCTCCAACCTGGCCGTGCAGGTGGGTGATACCTCCCGGTTGCTGGCGAGGTTCCCGTCGATCGGCGGGACCGACACCAGCGGTCGCAGCGTCATCCGTGACCTGAACACGGTCGCCGCGGCCGCCAACGACATCGCGGTGAGCCCGGACACCAGCTGGTTGGCATTGAACCGGCTGATTCCCCCACTGGTCAAATCGACTGCGGGGAACTCGATTTCGGTGCATGTCAGCCTCGACAAGATCATGCTCGGTTCCCTGCCCGATATCGGATTCCCCGGCGACATCGGGCTGCACGGACCGCACCACTACAACGTCGACCTGCTGGTCGGCACCCTCAAGTACACCCTGTGGCGTCTGCAGGAGCGCGTGGTCGGCCGGGGACCGAATTCCCCGCAGGTTCCCGTGATACCCGACCCGATTGTCCCGGGCCAGATCGACGTCGCACCACCGCCGCCGGGACCGCGACCATGATCCGCGCCATCGACGACGTCGCCAGTGTCATCGTCCGAGCGGTGCGCACCGGTCACCGCCACCAGGTTTGGCTATCGGTGGCCGGATTGGCGCTCATCTTGGTCGTTGCGACGGCCTACCTGCTCGTCGGCGCGCTGCGGATCAAGCCCTTCGCCTCCTCCTACCGGGTCACCGTGCAATTGCCGGAATCCGGCGGCCTCCTGCCCAATCAGGATGTCGCGCTGCGGGGGTGCGCGTCGGCCGGGTCGAGTCGCTGCAGATCACCGACAATGGCGTGAACGCCATCGCCAGCATCACGTCGAAGGTGCGGATCCCGGCCAACAGCGTGGTGCACGTCTCGGCGCTCTCGCCGGCCGGTGAGCAGTACATCAACTTCGAGGCCACATCCGACGCCGGGCCATATCTGCACGACGGCAGCGTCATCACCACAGACCGCACGACCGTCCCGGTCAGCCTGGCGCAGTTACTCGGTGACGCCGACGGCCTGCTGGCCCAGGTCGACCCCAACAAGATCGAGCTGATCAAAAAGGAATTGAGCATGAGCAGGGAGGGACCCGCAAAGCTGACCGCCATCGTCGACGGCGGCACGTTCCTGCTCTCGACGCTGGACTCGGTGCTGCCCCAAACCACCAGCATCATCAAGACCAGCCGGGTGGTGCTCACCCTGGCAAGCGACAAGAACGCCGGGCTGGGCGCTGCCGCAACCGAACTCAACGAAACCCTGACCGGGGTGGCCAGGATGCAGGCGGGCTATCGCCGTTTGACCGGGCAGACGCCGCGCACACTTTCGGCTGTCGACAATCTGTTCACCGACAATTCCGACACGATGGTGCAGTTGCTGGGCAGCATGGCCACCATGTCGCAGCTGCTCTACCTACGGGTGCCGGCGCTCAACGCACTGTTCCCCGACTATCGCGGGTCGGTCCTGGACGCGGTGACGAGCGCCTTTCACGACAACGGAGTCTGGGCGATCGCCGACCTCTACCCCCGCTATGTGTGCGACTACGGGACGCCGTCGCACCCCCCCTCCGCCGCCGACTACTACGAGCCGTTCATGTACACGTACTGCCGCGACGACGACCCCGCGGTGTCGATCCGGGGCGCCAAGAACGCGCCACGGCCAGGGGGCGACGACACTGCCGGTCCGCCACCGGGTGCGGACCTGGGCCGTCGGACCGATCCGACGCCGCGGGGCCGCTTCACCATCCCCACCCCCTACGGCGGGCCCCCCCTGCCGATCGAACCGCCGCACTGAGCCTCGAACAGCGAACCTTTAGGA
This genomic interval from Mycobacterium sp. SMC-2 contains the following:
- a CDS encoding FAD-containing oxidoreductase encodes the protein MTGHFDAIIVGAGQAGPPLAGRLTAAGQRVALVERKLIGGTCVNTGCIPTKTLVASAYAAHLARRGADFGVTTGPVSVDMAKVKARKDEIMLGDRKGVEDWLAGMAGCTVFRGHARFADPHTVRVNDELLRGDRIFLNVGGRAVVPDIPGLSDVEFLTNVSILELDTLPTHLVILGGSYIALEFAQMYRRFGARVTVVERGSRLASREDEDVSDTVRSILEGEGVEVVVGADDVRITKTGNGFELTPSAGAAPIAGSHLLLAVGRRPNTDDLGLEAAGVQTDARGYIVVDDQLKTNVDHIWAMGDCNGKGAFTHTSYNDFEIVAANLLDGDPRRVSDRITTYALYIDPPLGRAGMTVDQVRASGRRALVGKRPMTRVGRAVEKGETQGFMKVVVDADTREILGAAIFGVGGDEAVHEVLDIMSAKAPYTTLARTMHIHPTVSELIPTMLQEMTPLA
- a CDS encoding DUF4126 domain-containing protein, with the protein product MTHALILLLALLIGVVAGLRSLTAPAVVAWAAYLGWIDLHGTWASWIANIIMVIVFTVLAVVELINDKLPKTPACTAPPVFAARIVMGGLAGAVLGAWPHWTFSALGAGVIGAVLGTLGGYQARKRLAGVAGKDLPIALVEDLVAVVGGFAVAAVTGHVLTEYLLTAVK
- the hisG gene encoding ATP phosphoribosyltransferase — protein: MLRVAVPNKGTLSEPASEVLAEAGYRRRTDSKDLTVIDPVNQVEFFFLRPKDIAIYVGSGQLDFGITGRDLVRDSDAPVRERLALGFGSSSFRYAGPAGSDWTTADLAGKRIATAYPNLVRKDLAERGIEATVIRLDGAVEISVQLGVADAIADVVGSGRTLSLHDLVAFGDPLCDSEAVLIEGADPGGQGGTQAARDQLVARIQGVVFGQQYLMLDYDCPRSVLDRATAITPGLESPTIAPLADPDWVAIRALVPRRGVNEIMDELAAIGAKAILASDIRFCRF
- a CDS encoding phosphoribosyl-ATP diphosphatase — encoded protein: MKQSLAVKTFEDLFAELGERARTRPAGSATVAALDGGIHGLGKKILEEAGEVWLAAEHEPDEALAEEISQLLYWTQVLMIARGLSLDDVYRKL
- a CDS encoding TetR/AcrR family transcriptional regulator, translating into MPSANTGSLRDRRRAALLSQIQQTAQRLFAKRGFEAVTTEDIAAAAGISISTYFRYAPTKEGLLVDPVREAAAEIVGSYSARPPQESAVEALIQLFVTHAKDVSAVDNLELWRNAVATAPHLLNKSVLVSETDHGRLIEQVAYRMGVDAGVDIRPALLVHTSLATVQFVLDGWLTSDIAASPPFHAQLEEALRITLAGFD
- a CDS encoding ABC transporter permease, yielding MTTQLDGVMAVRNWSVGYVKRHPVASLTTVGEQFVLGVRTVQYLFFDLLTGRFQWQEFVRQGAFMAGTAVLPTILVSLPISVTLSIQFALLAGQVGATSLAGAASGLAVIRQGASLVAAVLMASAVGSAITADLGSRKMREETDAMEVMGVSVIRRLVVPRLAAAVMIGVALTGVVCFAGFFASYMFNVYFQNGAPGSFVSTFASFATIGDMILALVKAIVFGAIVAIVSSQKGLSTEGGPTGVANSVNAAVVEAILLLMIVNVAISQLYIMLSPRTGL
- a CDS encoding ABC transporter permease is translated as MTASTYQPFAPISVPLLRLYRRGRVPIIRLGHLLVFFVRALVTVPLALRQYRGEFLRLLSNITWGNGSIVVGGGTAGVAVVLGVTVGALVGIEGYNFLDLLGLGPATGFVSSLVNTRELAPLMASLAFAMQGGCRFTAQLGSMRIAEEIDALESIAIRPIPYLVTTRLIASVVAIVPLYAACLAIGYLSTQVVVGIGSGGSTGSYLHYFTLMLAGQDIVYSLIKAVIFVWIASTIQCYYGYYAGGGPEGVGVAAGHGMRASITVVIIVNMLLTMALWGVDSGARFGG
- a CDS encoding MlaD family protein; protein product: MPNSFELDGRGPSDRQLFGIGIAVVVVAALLTTAMVVKSTGKLNDYVRVIADLENVGDGLPQKSDVKYHGVLVGMVDGVDPAAHGRPNYVQIDLKEEFAKSIPANVTARVVPSNVFAVSSVQLVGNGPGMKILAGAHIPEDKRLPTVLFQTTVSKLRDLLAAAGRSRDDRSVGILAALAAATDHRRVSLLNAGAQLNRLLDQLNSIVSTDTGPTTVSALLDATRGLAQTAPDLLDALHQGVEPMRTFAETRGQLASLLSGADYTVGTTRQSFANHIDQLIRITTDFTPVLGVLAQKSNNFLPGVVKLDNLANTFMDQVWNPDNNLGNMRAMLTFTPSSTYTRADCPHYGELKGPSCFTAPLVPVRPDLPEVLLPQNYQPPKDLAPPPGTVIGPDGNLVAVGPPLINPNPNLSDPNPPLPAGVTPSPPVPGSANPDNPAPGAPATPQPQRPWVAPVAPKAPWIPPASFRAPFGGSRFGGNVGPVGSQYERNMLGVITGAPATEATELLLGPVARGTTVSLAHPPPHTPGEAK
- a CDS encoding MlaD family protein gives rise to the protein MKFRGPLIALTLFMVVSLTLTWLVYVSLRRDVAGNIARYSVVFSDVYGLREGDDVRMAGVRVGRVEKIELDGKLAKVSFVVQSEQRLFTSTLASVTYQNIVGQRYLGLSLGKEGSPELLPPGSTIPLDRTEPSFDVTTLLNGYEPLFSLLNPHDADNLTKGIIASLQGDTSSLATLVGQTSTLTETFAGRDQALGSVITNLDKVMSNLAQQNDNLDDVITQTRTIVDELDRRRPDLVASVGSLARVTGRLSTSATDVYPALREFIDRQPGVTRHIMDVEPQVAFFGDNIPLLLKGLARVGNQGAYGNAYVCDVNFMGFFPGLNDVVPIIVNAATPGNKAWHSPRCRSTADG